The genomic DNA TAGATTTTGTgcaaatacaataaaaatgttaaatgtctcaacaattatatattatattcagaTTACTCTGCAAAGTTAAGAGAGGGATAAACATGTGAAGCTCAAGACATCACTGCATTTTCCTACATAGGGTATTAGTTAATTACTAGTGCGGCCCGCCTCGCGCGATGTTGCGGGAACATATGCCAACTGTCTATGTGAATgctataatatattttaagtagattaaattatatattaattcataaatctgtcatgtaaaattatttcttaaatatcaagaatatatatatagtacgtTTAATACTCATGGCacaatttgatatatattcaaGTTCGTTTACaatgatatattataaatatataactataataaaataatgtaaaatgtTTTATTGAAGCATTAGACGTTATTGAGTTTAATTCATCAGTTTGCTCTTACAATTTGAGcttgtgtttttcttttttagagggaaaaatatattgaGAAGATGGAGTGAGTGAAAAATATTGGCAACAActtcaaattaaaaagaagGGACTCActcctaccgaaaaaaaaagacactCACCACAATATCaactaaaataaaagagagaaacataaaaaaatgtgaaaattaataaaagataCACTGTGAACAAGGACAAACACAAAATTTGGGTTAAAATTGGGCGAATTCTTAGGAGGGACAATAATGaggtcaattttcaaaattaggaaggtatatattttaatcgaaaatcaaataaaagaaaatatgggAACTCATAATATTTTCGATCCGAACTTAAAATAATCGGACGTAGTGGATTTTCGATTATCAAGTAGCACACACCAAAAAgaatatgtttatttatttaaatttactaaaaattataaatcataGATAACATTTTTGGGATTGGTGGTGATTgtatttttgagaaaattaaaaaaaagcaaaaatctaataaatggACAAGTGTCCCAGATGTGCAACAGTTTTACTTTGTTTAAGGATTACCAcaacttcttctttttaatgCCAATAAATACTAAAAAGTTACCTTTTGaaatgatctttttttttctttgggccCTACAAAATTGTTAccttttgattaaaaaattcatcaaagaGATATGGTTGCTCTTCTATATGAACTGTACATGGCGTGGCGCATTTATTAGTAAAAGATTCATCACCTTCGAGATGATGAAAAGCTGCAATATCCAGTTAATTTTAGTAAAAATCattccttaattttttaaattggacatccaatttcaaaaattaagcAATGATttccaatttcaaaaattaaggAATGATTTTTACTAAAATTAACTGGATTCTTTGTCCAAGAACAAAAAATGTAGTAGAAAAATAACTAATATGACAATATATATGGCAACGAGCAATGAATCATGGGCGCCAGCAATTAACTTTGTGCTACCAGTGCAACTTGTTCGACGAACCATAAGCTACCACGTATACGACCAAGAGAAACGGGCAAATCACTGTACATAAGCTGCGACAATAGGTGTATGCCGATAACGGcattatttcaaaaaagaaaaaggaagaaaagttATGCCTTGGGATCAACGAATGGGAAAGCAAATGTGTATAAAATGACCTTTATCATACCGCATCAACTTATATAgttttaattatgtaaaaaaaaaacacaatcttttacactttttcttaaatatattatgatttttagaaaaaaaaataaagatgtacgatcttcacatttttttctaaatataacatGACATTTGCAGAGtagcatataaatatatgacatttacacttttttttctaaatatatcaCGACCTTTAAAAAGTAACACAAAAATATACGACTTTAGGTCGAGTTGTGATTCTAGCAAGGTGTCAATTATTTCGTCAAATTAAAGGTAACAAATAGCGGGAGTTAATGATGTAATGTGGCACAACATGATTGAACGAGTGACACCTAACACTGGTAGCTCCACAATAGCTTTTATCGTCTGTCCAATCATGTTAGATCTACTCGTCTAATTATGTTATGTTACGTGACACCGTTAGCTGTTATCGTTACAATTTGACTGAATAATTTACGTTATGCTAAATGCGCAACTAAACGTAAATGTCaagttatatttagaaaaaagtgtAAGGGTTGTGCCTCTATATGTCACTCTCCAAAGGTTGCGctacatttaaaaaaaaatgtaaaggtCGTACCTTTCTGTACTATTTTTCAaatgtcgtgctatatttaagaaaaagtgcaaaagtcgtacttttttaggtaattaaaccctttatatacatataggtGCATTAAACGAAGGAGGAGCTCTTTACATATACTCAACATGTCGAGTTCTacaccaaatatatatatatatatattttctcaataatAAGGGAGGCATATGAGTCCAATATAAAGTTAGGAGGTGAAATAAAAACGTATGGAAGTCTCACCTGTCAAGAATTGAATTGTGACCTCATGATTTTGAGTCGGTGATTTGTACCACTGCataaaatcctttttttttcccttctttacGAAAACTCATCCTTTTGAATGACACAGACAAACAAAAACAAGAGCAGCAAATttcagaaaacaaaaaagaagcaaaagcAAGCGTGAcatcctttttctattcccTTTGTCGTGGctgattattttgttttgttttctggctcataattgaaaaattagtCTTTCTGTTAAGAGGAAGAATTTGGTACTGTCGCTTTCATGtttattttgtaaagaaaaggGACAACATATTATTCCCCAGCCATACCCAAAAGGACAAACTCCCTTGCCTCCCATTTGTATTCTTCGGGGACACATGCTTCTGTATTTTCTGTCTTGGCAGTGACATAAATCGTTTGATGTTTCGGCAGCTTAGTTGAAATCAAAGGGTGATCTCTGCAATAATAAGTGACAATTTGCTCTACCTTTTGTGATATGATATcagataaaattaaaagtattgAATGCGTCGTGTTTATGTTTTGCATTTCTTGTTTCTCCTGTGTAAGTTTGAATCGATATGTCTGTCACCGCCACTCACGTGAAacaaatttacaaaatataaagattATCGAGATAACAGGGAACATTGACCTCAGCTATAGTGAGTGATCACATGGAAGTGTCAACCATCAAGTtcggtaaattttttttttttgggcacgTATAGCGTTTCAGAATGTGTAATGATTCTGTGCTCTAAACAATAGTTAAGTGTATTCTTACTCAATTAGCTTAGAGATTATACCATTGTATTAGCAGCGTTGATACTTCTAATCCCTAGGGAATATAAAGATATGCGTAGTCATGTACATTTCTGGTCCCGAACTCAATCATAATAATATGgtcttccttctttttttgttttcttggcTAGCTTTCTTATGCTTGCACCCTAATAAAGTTGATTTTAAGTTGATCGACGAGTTGAAGAGCTAGATTTCTACAAATTTAAAGTTGGACCGAGACGATTAACTTCCACTTTTTGACAATTTGATGACTAAATTTTCAGTTTATCCTCACTTTTATTTTGTGGATTGTTATTAGATGCTGAGAAAAATTCTCAGCACCTCGACCAAAATGTACTTTGGGTCAAAAATATTCTTCAAGAAAAATATGTCTCCAACATAATCTCGGCATGCATGCATGAGATTAGTCTTTTGCGACCAAAAGTAAGAGAAATCGTCTAAGCCCAATCTTATGCAtgcaaataaatttaaataattagaGATAATATCGCCTTTGTAATAATTACTCTTTGAGAAGGATTTTTTGACCAGAAGAATTTTGATTCTGATCCCGTCAAGATCTCAATCCCCACGACTAAAATCAAAAGGTTCAATAATTGCTGCTAGTATTAGCAATTTATGCGTAAATTATTATTCAGAAAAATAAGAATGGAAAAAAGCGACAAATATGAGCAATAACTCAAATTAGATTTTCCTCTAAGATTATCCTCTAACCGATGacgataataattaaaaattttattctaaTGTATCGAAAGAAATTTACAAGTGTTTATCGTACTCCACATTGTCCACAAATTGTGCAAACATCAACAACAATTACTATGTAATCACTTTTAATCAGTAAAATTTTATACTAtaaattgttttaaaaataagatataTGGGACCTTAACATGCGCgcattcattttatatttctgGTCATTAACTATATCAAAGCATAgaaattttatctaaaataacAACAATGAAGAGTGAAATATAGTTCAATAAGATCATGAGTATTCTCAACCTATCGActaagaaaaattcaattcagGGTTTGGTTTGGTTCTGGCCACTAGGAAGAATTGATATAGTTATTGTACtatttgtaaaaaataaaataaaatatttatttacctaTTTCGGAAagctattttattttcttattaacgGTCTTCCAAATACTTCTATGTAAATACTCGATGAAATTCTTATTGCTTAAAGTTTGAACTTTGTTCCGTATATTTCAAGCTTAAACTATTtataaaaagacaaaaaaactATTTGACTTCTAAAAGTCATTTGTTTTCTCATTGTTTCCATTGACTATTAATACGTTCAAAAGCTTGagcaattttgaaacatttcaTCGACGCATAATGCAGAGCTATGTTGTTTTGAATTGGAAAAAGTTCTTATATGATCCTACCTCATTGTATGATGCCAATTAGCAGCACTATAATTGCCAAAAAGAATAACTAAATGTTAATCATGTAGGTAATTCATCTGCCGTAAATTAACTAACCATAAAGGTTTTCATTGGTTCTTCCTCATCAAATTAATGTGAGATAAGATTCAATGCGAGCATGATGTGTCCAACCATGCCTGTCCTGGCCGTTAGGTTTTGATTTCAAAAGTACATAGATATATCTATGGATTGTTCCTTCACTACTAGTCTAGTCTTCATTGAATATGCGTCACTGAAGGAATAAGTATTAGGGGACTAAAGGAATCTGATTCTATTTTTCGCTTGTGGTGCttgtatatagatattatcCAAAAAGTAGACTTTGTTGTAGGCATGCACGTGCACCGACTTGTATCAAGAATTCGAtgttaatatatacttatgaGCTAAATAACGCTATTTCGTGTCATATGTTTGTGAAATCCAACCAATAATATTAGATAACTGCATAAATCACAAAGGTTAAAGGGTGAGAAAATGAAGCATTTAGTTTACTCTACTTACACGAAAAGAATCCCTTTATGAGGTCTCACTCTTTTTGGTGGTCGCATTTTCACTTGACATGAAATCAACTCGAGTGAAAAGTTTTATTCTTATAGCTTCGTTAAATTGGGACATGCAGACCCCACCATCTTTGAAATTCTTCCCAATAAGTATATTCAGATAGTGACATCCACTCAACAAAATTAGTACAGCAAAAATTACCCCGTTGCGTCTTTGCTAATAGTAAGGATTCTTAAAATGAATATTCAAGTATATATCTTCGAATATATTAGCTTGGCGTGCGAATTTTTCCATTCAAAACTTACTGAAAAGGACGTTTTCTTACCAAAAGCCATACTCCTTTTGATACGGATATAAAGAAGAGCTCTAACTCAGCTTGTAAGAAGGGGTCTCTAAAAGAGTAATGGAGCGACTGAAACCAATTTACTATATAAAAGTCACCACATCAATCAAGTGACCTTTAAGTGGTTGTTTGTACTGCGGGTTATGGCGAATTATGGAAGGTAGGTTATGAAATATTGCTATATAGATTTGTATAGAAACTCTTCATTTCCTTCCATAATCCACCCTTCATAACCCGCGAACAAGCTATAAGGGAGCGGATGAGAAATATTTAACTAGAAGGCTCCATCCATCACTCGACTCATTGAGCCCAATAGGATATCGTAAGAAAAGAGCTTTTCCAGCACGtgcaaaaattgaaaaaggcaATAATTAGACCGTACCTCTATATATAGTCGTccattaatctatatatacatgtgcATAGATTAGTGGATGACTATATATAGAGGTACGATCTAatcttgcatatatatagattagtcGTCTCAAATATGATgaaatcatttttattaattttgagTTGAGAATCGCAATCGCCCCTCTATTGACTTAATCATTGGAGGGTCGAGTTGGGCCATCATCCCCAATTCGACTGTCCTTGTTTGTTTCATCCTTTCAGGACCGAACCGCACCTTGACCAAGGAGTTACGTGGACGAATGTCAACTACTCTTCACACGTCAAGTTAGACCAGTCATATATATCACGCTtgatagtaaataaataaataaaccatGTTTTATTTAATAAGGTTAATTTTTTAGAGCAGACAGTTATAGTAAATAATCGTCAATGATTCAAATGTGCTTTACCAAGTTATTCATATTATTGTGTAGTTTTACAGTAGAATCCAACGATCCTCTTAGATCATATTATTTCATTTCCCAATAATATATGCGTATAGCATGCATAATTAACAACTAAATGTGGACATCGACTTCTGCTTCTCTCTCGACTATCTTACTGATGCGCGACGAAATGAGCTCTCACACTACTAGTGATGAATGTGTTTGTGGCCCGTACCTTTGTGCTGCTTCCTCCCATGATTCCTGGGGAATGACAAATGTCCAGTTCAACCTGAATTATTGGGACCAGTGGTTCGGGTCACGATCTTGAGAGGGTGAGCTTCGGTGTTGAATACCCACTGATCTAGGGGAATCACTGATGGAGGTGAGAATAAGAGGTAAAGATACTTCAGGGTCTCTGCTAGGAAGAAGCTCTGCTGCAGATTGTCTTGCTCACCAGTGTTGACCTAACAAAGATCGACAGATTATAGAGACGAGGCAATTGCAGTGATAATCATACAAATGTTACAGGCATGCGGCCTTGTTGTCAATATCAATGGACCAGTACTAGTCGGTTGAAAGCACTCACATCTTCGAGCCCGACATATCCGGTCTTCAACTTAGAGTGCTTCTCGAATGCTTGGAAGATGTTCCAGGCAAACTCTCGATACGTGTTGTTCCCAGTCAAACGCCACAAGTAAAAGAGCGACTCCACTGTCTCTGGCCTCAAGATGTTATATGGAGTATTGAGACTTATGTCCTGAGAAGTATGatcatttctttttaattagcGATATATCAAATAAGGACGTGCTTACTAACTGTCCTAATGTTGTATGATGTGACCACTTGTAATAAAAGTGATGGCCGACCTTCCCGGGATTGAATCCATAATTCTCCCCTGCCAATTTGGTTTTTGTCATCTGATAGAAATTGTAACATGTCCTTGCGAGCTGCAATTCAACACGCAAAATTAAAATGAGGCAATAGCTCGAGAATATATGCAAACAGATCAGACTAGAGAATTTCAATCCAAAATATAACAAACCGGAATTTCTGTCATACAAAATGTGCCATTGGGTCACGAAAATTATATACCTCCTCTGCGAGGGACAATATTCGTTTAGCTTGTCGAGGGGCAAAGCCAGGAGATCCCAGAGCTAACATTCCAGGTACAAAGCAAGCTAGTTCATCCATCTGCAAGTACCGATCAGTAATTAATATGACACTAAGCGTTGAGCTATACAATTATGTTACAATTTCCTTAGTTTCTACATAAAAATGGGGGCCAACGTATAGAAGTAGTATCTGTATAAAAGCTATTAAATTCCGGCTGGCTTGGATGTAGTGATGGGCCTTTAGGAGGTCCGAGTCACTGTTCCAGCCGAAACCTGACCTGATGCAATTAGTCCATCAATAGCTTAATATGCAGACATACAGTATCAATAAGAGTATTCCCATCCTTCTCGCATATGTAGGCATAAGAGGAAGGTGTGGTTCTTCGGATCAAGCTTTGCAGTCCCTTCACTATTGAAGTCTCCCACATCTCCCTGTTCATCTCCAAAAATTATTTAGAATCATCACCGTTacatatttaggaaaaaaggaaaaggaataTCGGGAAACAGTCCATTGCTCTCCAAGCTTACGGTTTTACCTGTAAAAGTTTACAGCTTCAGTTTTGTTCCCTTGTACCCAAGCCTTGAGCAAATACTCATAAAAACTGCCATAAAAAACAAGTATAAACACATTGAGTACATAAACAGAACATACTTTTACAGGAAAAGAATTCAACCAAATCTAGACATGATTAGCAGAATATgtacatatagatatagatatagtaaTTGAGGGAGATTAATGTAACCACCTGTCACCCCCGCCACCAAAGGTGATGATGGAGGGTGAGGGCCTTCCAGTTTTGGGATCGATGTTGATGGGAACCAGTCCATCCACAGGAAAACTCTTCTGAAGCTTTTTGATCACATTCTCCACCTGCATCATCATGAATTTTCTGGTACATCAGACAAATCCTTGTAACCAGCAACAACATTGTTCATCCCGTTTGTTTGCTGAGCACATTGGAAGAACAGTTGAAAAGATGATTGTACTCGACATGGATAAATGAGAATAGATGGGGCAATGCTGTAATACCTTCTGCTGGTACTTGGTATCATTTGTTCTCTGAGACAGGGCAATGAATTCAAGCTGCTCCGTCCCGACTTCCGCCAGAACAGTGTACTTCTGTAGGACGAATTGAACAAAATCCTTCTTAAAATATAAGAAGCAGCAAAATCTAATTTCAAGATTAATTAGTAAATAACTTGGCGATTCAAGGAATAGtactgattatatatatatatatgcaaggaTATGTCAAGTAGTCACTTTTGTCAAGTCCATCTGAGATGATCAACATGATTAGTCACCCAAAATTCCATTGTGAACACTATATAATAACCGGAAAAGCTAAAATACAAGTATAATGAAAGAAAGAGCAATCAAAATTAGAGAAACATTATAGGTTAATTACCCCATTAGCATTGTGGGCTTGCCCTGTTGCCAAGTTAACCCGGTTCAAGTTGATTCCGGAGGGAGTGTTCCAAGCAGGCAGCAACCTGTCTGCGAGTTCAGTTGCTTTCTCCAGGAACATTTTGTCCCCTGAGAGATCGTGTGCACTCAAAAGCCCACCAAGAATTCTACAGtcgaaaaaacgaaaaaaaaaaccttgtTAATCTTAATTTCAGGAGACCAATACTTCTTTTATTCTAAAAACTGTCAAAAGCAGTAGTTGTCATATCAGTCGGTTGATGTAACCTTATGGTTGTCTCGAAGACGCTGGCATCGTAGTCTTTGTTGAAATCCAGAGAGGTAGCAACCCATCTACATTAATGATAATTCCCCATGGTTATTGTAAGCTAATTATGACAAGTATATCCTCCTAATTAGAATTTATTTCTCACGAGAAGCATAGAAAAATCGAATAATGAGGATTAATAAACTCACTGTCTAGCTCTTTGGAACTGCTCATTAAGGCCCATAATGAACAAAGTGTCAAGAGCATCAACAACTGTTGCTCCCAACCCACCAAACGTATCCACCCCATCCTTTGTCTGTGGCTGTTATCACAATTAATTTGGAAAAACAAGGAAAAGCAATTAATAagtatatgtacatatagatgtgtgtatatatatcaataatatcaatattgtttcattttttttccccaataTCTTCAAGTTGGAACCGATGATAATTGAAGTACCTGAAGCTCATCAAAGCCCCATGCAAACTTCTCATAAGAAGACCAGGCATGGAGCATAGCATCCTTCACCTTTGCTGCCCTTGCTACGCTGACTGGGTCCTCTATGGCGATTTCCTCATCGACCCTCACCCTCTCGACCTTCACATGATCAACCTTCACTTATGCAGTAGGACTGATTTCCAAGGTGTACTTCTCCAAGACAGTGTGAAAACATGTCCCGGTTTCCACGAAGAAAGTAATTCAAGAAAAGGGGAATCCCAAGcatgttatttattttttatttccagaAAAATGGAATCAGTTTTCGATGCCAAAGCCATAGATGTATGTACGACGCTACCTGAAGGTGTTTTCTGGAGGAGTGGCCGTTATCTGCTGCGGCACTATGAACAGATAGTAGTAATGAAGCCAAGGCGAGTGATGACCGTAATAAGATTTGTGGCTTCATCTTTCTTGGTGTCATGTGCTGATTACTGGCGAGTGGAGCTTTGTCTATTTAAAGGTACTTCAGAGAAAGAGAGGTTGACTAGTCAACCGCCAGCCAACCTATGTGAGCCGGCAAGAATGGATATTCAAAGTTCGATTATAGCAGGTAAGACTTCCCCTGCGTATTGGATACGTAGTGGGTTAGTTATTTGTTCActtacaatttatttattagacCATTAGCCTGCCTTATAACCGAAAGTAGTCATTATTAAATTCGATCGCTGAAATAAGTATTACGGAAAGATTTTCTTCCCCGGGAAAGAatattgtacatttattttgtatattatttGGTTGATGTATTTTAAGCCTTAAtagttttctttctctattCTAGGATAGTTTCCTAGCTCCGATATCCTCTAGATGTGTATATACAGATTTGCATACGCTAATGGAATTCAAGCTTGAGCCTTCAATATCATGTTTAATAATAAGTCTAcccaaaaaacaaacaaataaataaataaatgagtaATCCAAAGCAGAATGTAGTACTTGATATCATCGAGAAAAAAcaatacataattttttttttgcgctCTTGTAACATAGTAGATCCACAATTATCCCAAAAAgagacaaaaataaaatcacgTGATAGATACATCATCCAGCGGTGCAAGTTGGATGCATTGGCTTTACGTATGCATAGTCGATACGTTGTCGCTTTTGACTCACTCTATGGGCCCCCAAACAATATCTAGATGTACGTAATAGTTGTACGGTAAATATTTGATGCGCATTTCAAGTCCAATCGGATGATTCATATGTAACTGATTAATGATGAATGTGCTTATAAATGGAATGGGCAGAAGGAACAATATTGGCTCTCATCAAATGGCAGATGATTTTTTCCTGGCTAGTTTAATCTTATTTCCTGAGCTCTCAAGCTAGGAATCGGGTTGTAACTAGAACCACGTAAGTGGTATGTACTAGGCCATTGTTACGATGTTCGAAAATTCAATGCATTGCTCATCCTAGCAAATTGCTAATACTGTTGTGATTTGTGCACACCACCGACACGATGAAGATGATTGTATGTATTATCAAAATACTGTAAAATATTAAGCAGTAAAGTTTAAAAGGCTTTGAGTAATTATGTAAATACACATAGACCAATGTAGTTGGATATCCATTACAGAGACGTGCCCCTACAACtttaaactatatatattcaggCTCCGGGTACGTATTTCTCCATAAAAAGaaactgtatatatatatatatatatatatatttctttaaatgcATTTGACAGCAAGGTGCTGATACAGAGCATCAAAGTTGATGGCACAGATCAAACCTTGAATGCGTCGATTAGATGTCTTCATTTGCTTTGTTACTTTGCCGCCTCTCTTATGGAATGAGGCTTATTGGAAGGTTCTGGCTGATGGGGTTGTTAATAAGATAATACGGCAGCTGTAATCGAATAAAGTTATATTCTTTTAGAAACAAACGGCTTTAAATATGGTTAATTTTTCTGAGTTTACGATCATATCAGAGGGCAACATAGATACATTGCACGGGCATATGTTGTATTCTGACAGGGTTAACCTTCATTCGGAGCACGGTTGAGTGCCACTTCGTTGAATGAAGAAGATATTCGGTTCCTGTGATTTTTCAAAGCTTCGAGGAAAACTTTTGTCTTCGTGAAAACTAAGTGACAAAACACGCATTGCACGGTAGAAATTGATAATTCTTTGTAGCCGCAAGTTATCTTATCAAATAATTCAATAGTATATGCAGAAAAATTGTTTTATACACGGTTCCAATGAACTATGTTGTGAGCCCCATACTCGATATGATCTGTTAGGACCATTGGGATGTACTACGCTTGATGAGCTGGCTTCGGGAAAATAGGCAGGTGCCGACTTTGTCCAGCCCAAGCCCAGACAGGAACCGATTTACTATAGATTTAACTAGTTTCCAGGAACATAACTATGCAACCATCATCAGTTCATTTGATCTGAATCGGCGCAGAACATGTTTCAGATCATGTGTTTCTTCGACAGTGCTCTTAATATCTCTGTAATGCAATCACTGAGTTAAGTTCACATGCGGTAACATTTCTCTTTGAGGACCGGATACTGGAAAGCTAGTAAGCAGTAGGCAGTTGGATTTGGGCAGACCCGAAATTGAAGCAAAACTACATGAAGACGAGATGGCTCAAGGCACGGAAAACATCTTATTCAAAGACTTTCACGTCAAGTTCATTCCAGTGAAAGACAAAACATAAGTCCTATAGAGTCTGGGGGCATTTTCTCTTCTGGCACATTTAGTGCTGTTCAACGGCTCATACTTGTGCCCAGCAATTCATCTAACCAACTCCTGTTTGGGTGGAGGACAAGATCTGTCAAGACGAACTTGAGGCCCTGTGTCGAATTTGTCAATCTTGCACTTCTTCGAAAATACTCCGCCCACATGGATGTATAAGGTCGTAGCCTCTCCTCCCAGTAATAGACATAGCTCACCTTCATGCAATCAAGAACCTCCAGAATCTCGTTAATTTCTCTGAGTGTATCAAAACAATCCTTGATCTCGTTGATGCGATCCCTCATGTTAGTGGACCTCATCAGTAGATCCTCTCTATCAATGGTCAAATCAGGGACATGGCGGCCACTATGGATCAGCACCTCGATCAATAGGACTAGATCAGTCACAACATGAATTGCCATTGTTGAGAGCATTCTGTCTTCCCAGGGAATATTCCTTGCTAGAAACTTCTTTAGTATTGCTcgtagaagcttcttctttaTCCGATTTGCCAGTTGAGGATCCTACTTTCTTCTCCATGTCGTGGAGAGCACTCTTAACAAACCTTCAAAGAGCTTTCCAAATCGCCACAGC from Punica granatum isolate Tunisia-2019 chromosome 2, ASM765513v2, whole genome shotgun sequence includes the following:
- the LOC116194520 gene encoding mannosyl-oligosaccharide 1,2-alpha-mannosidase MNS1-like isoform X2 encodes the protein MLHAWSSYEKFAWGFDELQPQTKDGVDTFGGLGATVVDALDTLFIMGLNEQFQRARQWVATSLDFNKDYDASVFETTIRILGGLLSAHDLSGDKMFLEKATELADRLLPAWNTPSGINLNRVNLATGQAHNANGKYTVLAEVGTEQLEFIALSQRTNDTKYQQKVENVIKKLQKSFPVDGLVPINIDPKTGRPSPSIITFGGGGDSFYEYLLKAWVQGNKTEAVNFYREMWETSIVKGLQSLIRRTTPSSYAYICEKDGNTLIDTMDELACFVPGMLALGSPGFAPRQAKRILSLAEELARTCYNFYQMTKTKLAGENYGFNPGKDISLNTPYNILRPETVESLFYLWRLTGNNTYREFAWNIFQAFEKHSKLKTGYVGLEDVNTGEQDNLQQSFFLAETLKYLYLLFSPPSVIPLDQWVFNTEAHPLKIVTRTTGPNNSG
- the LOC116194520 gene encoding mannosyl-oligosaccharide 1,2-alpha-mannosidase MNS1-like isoform X1, with protein sequence MTPRKMKPQILLRSSLALASLLLSVHSAAADNGHSSRKHLQVERVRVDEEIAIEDPVSVARAAKVKDAMLHAWSSYEKFAWGFDELQPQTKDGVDTFGGLGATVVDALDTLFIMGLNEQFQRARQWVATSLDFNKDYDASVFETTIRILGGLLSAHDLSGDKMFLEKATELADRLLPAWNTPSGINLNRVNLATGQAHNANGKYTVLAEVGTEQLEFIALSQRTNDTKYQQKVENVIKKLQKSFPVDGLVPINIDPKTGRPSPSIITFGGGGDSFYEYLLKAWVQGNKTEAVNFYREMWETSIVKGLQSLIRRTTPSSYAYICEKDGNTLIDTMDELACFVPGMLALGSPGFAPRQAKRILSLAEELARTCYNFYQMTKTKLAGENYGFNPGKDISLNTPYNILRPETVESLFYLWRLTGNNTYREFAWNIFQAFEKHSKLKTGYVGLEDVNTGEQDNLQQSFFLAETLKYLYLLFSPPSVIPLDQWVFNTEAHPLKIVTRTTGPNNSG